One genomic region from Leptospira inadai serovar Lyme str. 10 encodes:
- a CDS encoding oxygenase MpaB family protein, with the protein METKELRALRQETDPIADEIIRKYFHESAFDQPKTLLFFDFLAKNSDPIPPGLPPYFEEYFETTEVLPDWTDWGKIRQAQGIFSRFGGQILMMLCVKSLPMAYSCGDGAQVLLRTGRLVEQNRSLSNVNRRLMETTQFVISVLQVDGLGPKGRGIRVSQKVRLMHAAIRYFLSQSPDWNPDLGKPVNQEDMAGTLQSFSSLVIEGLAQSSIRLTEEEKDSYIHLWRVVGHLIGVKPELCPENFSNAHSFGESIFLDQRKSSEAGKILTQSLIDFMEYMLPGNLFDNLPLYFIQTYMGEDTSKVLGLPWPPKDLLGSFLERIFVDVDFHLDEDKGFGKLVSFFSSKLLFSMDHFYYDGKRARFWIPPSLRDNWGV; encoded by the coding sequence ATGGAAACGAAGGAACTTAGAGCACTGCGACAAGAAACGGATCCGATTGCGGATGAGATTATTAGAAAATACTTTCATGAATCAGCGTTCGATCAACCTAAGACATTGCTTTTTTTCGATTTTCTTGCTAAAAACTCCGATCCGATTCCTCCCGGACTTCCGCCGTACTTCGAAGAATATTTCGAAACCACCGAAGTGCTGCCGGACTGGACGGATTGGGGTAAAATCCGGCAAGCCCAAGGCATATTTAGTCGCTTTGGAGGACAGATTTTAATGATGCTCTGCGTTAAGTCTCTTCCAATGGCTTATTCTTGCGGGGACGGTGCTCAGGTCCTGTTGAGAACGGGCCGTTTGGTGGAACAAAATCGATCCCTTTCCAACGTGAATCGGCGATTAATGGAAACGACTCAATTTGTTATTTCCGTTTTGCAAGTCGATGGATTAGGACCGAAAGGCCGGGGCATACGAGTTTCCCAAAAAGTCCGTCTGATGCATGCCGCCATTCGGTATTTTCTTTCTCAGAGTCCGGATTGGAATCCCGATTTAGGTAAACCTGTAAATCAGGAGGATATGGCCGGAACTCTCCAATCGTTTTCAAGCCTAGTAATAGAAGGTCTGGCCCAATCCAGTATTCGTTTAACGGAGGAAGAGAAAGATTCGTATATTCATTTGTGGAGAGTAGTGGGTCATCTGATCGGAGTAAAACCGGAACTTTGCCCGGAAAACTTTTCGAACGCTCATTCGTTCGGGGAATCGATTTTTTTAGACCAAAGGAAATCGTCCGAAGCGGGTAAGATTTTGACTCAATCCCTTATTGATTTTATGGAATATATGCTTCCGGGAAATCTTTTCGATAATCTTCCGCTTTACTTTATACAAACGTACATGGGGGAAGATACTTCCAAAGTGTTAGGGCTACCTTGGCCTCCCAAAGATTTGCTCGGCAGTTTCCTCGAAAGAATTTTTGTGGATGTCGATTTTCATTTGGATGAGGATAAGGGATTCGGAAAGCTCGTTTCCTTTTTCTCGTCCAAACTTCTGTTTTCGATGGATCATTTTTACTATGACGGGAAGCGTGCACGCTTTTGGATTCCGCCATCGCTACGAGACAATTGGGGAGTATAA
- a CDS encoding OmpP1/FadL family transporter, producing MLALQTRRKRLFSLIFLCTISTTGDLLSVGIFQPSHNARYGGMGGTNLAVGGSPMDIGTNPANLGLSSKKELEFGVSLPYIRSIYTDKFQDPDPNLAYTNSQNYNVLAPLPYLAIRIPISEKLTYGTGIYVPGGGNGNVSELNRATPNGQTFQNWSGLNISGPIGNSRRIKESYSSTFYVVKNTHALSYRIGNLLIGAGIEGIYSHQIAYQKYYDPTGSVELPGQGFYYRSRNAFSLGGIFGLTYQLTDTIKAAYSYQTSAKLPLDGDMQVGANPGRTGVSAAFYLPERHGLGVSYGTEKFRIGMDFLYYNYSSYVTTYKQVLAAAWYPTPFGNTNTIPQNLDYHDSWAAGIGGEYESDSWIYRAGARHNTGVLRSDGTNALQAGIMVQDLVSVGLGYKRDKWKFDFTFLYYLPARVTGQLTSDWTLVHTAFGPTDIRLQEFQHSLKSDIPALMFGANRTFD from the coding sequence ATGCTCGCGCTTCAAACTCGAAGAAAACGCCTCTTTTCCCTAATATTCTTATGTACGATATCGACTACTGGAGATCTTCTTTCGGTCGGGATCTTTCAACCCTCTCATAATGCTCGTTATGGCGGAATGGGTGGAACAAATTTAGCAGTAGGCGGTTCGCCGATGGACATCGGCACGAATCCCGCTAATTTAGGACTGTCTTCGAAAAAAGAACTCGAATTCGGAGTTTCTTTACCTTACATTCGTTCGATATATACCGATAAATTCCAAGATCCCGATCCTAATTTAGCTTATACGAATTCTCAAAATTATAATGTTCTTGCACCGCTTCCGTATCTAGCGATTCGGATTCCTATTTCGGAGAAATTAACGTACGGCACCGGGATCTATGTTCCCGGTGGCGGGAATGGAAACGTCAGCGAATTGAATCGTGCGACACCGAACGGTCAGACTTTCCAAAATTGGTCCGGGCTGAATATTTCGGGTCCGATCGGCAACTCGAGAAGAATTAAGGAATCCTATTCGAGCACATTTTATGTTGTAAAGAATACTCATGCACTTTCGTATAGAATCGGAAATTTATTGATCGGAGCCGGAATAGAAGGCATTTATTCGCATCAAATAGCCTACCAAAAATACTATGACCCGACCGGATCGGTCGAACTACCGGGCCAGGGATTTTACTATAGGAGTAGAAACGCATTCTCTCTAGGCGGAATTTTCGGTTTAACCTATCAGCTTACCGACACTATTAAGGCTGCCTATTCCTACCAAACTTCCGCAAAACTTCCTTTAGACGGAGATATGCAAGTGGGAGCGAACCCGGGAAGAACAGGGGTCTCCGCGGCGTTCTATCTCCCCGAACGCCACGGACTCGGCGTTTCCTACGGTACGGAAAAGTTCCGTATCGGAATGGACTTCCTTTATTATAATTATAGTTCTTATGTAACGACCTATAAGCAGGTCCTCGCCGCGGCTTGGTACCCTACTCCATTCGGAAATACGAATACGATTCCTCAAAATCTGGATTACCATGATTCTTGGGCTGCAGGAATCGGAGGAGAATACGAATCCGATTCCTGGATCTATCGCGCCGGAGCTCGTCATAATACCGGGGTGCTGCGATCCGACGGCACAAATGCTCTTCAAGCCGGAATCATGGTCCAAGATCTCGTTTCGGTCGGCCTCGGCTATAAAAGAGATAAGTGGAAATTCGATTTTACCTTTCTATACTACCTACCTGCGCGAGTTACCGGGCAGCTGACTAGCGACTGGACGCTTGTGCATACTGCGTTCGGCCCGACGGACATCAGATTG